A window from Leptothermofonsia sichuanensis E412 encodes these proteins:
- a CDS encoding methyl-accepting chemotaxis protein gives MVRDSNFPLWDGMSGWLGRLRVGQKIFLGYVVVLGVVMLGTAAGFMTADYYQKEAHEKEEDAIEELYHVYRLKAAVFRVRTKQHKLILYMEQPALWRQKYPQLVEYVAEARQAWGEFREIFSNPQRRSKDTTPEKVAFERLMRTYKNFDNYLGQSEKLFQSSNPQNLTPESINATQAKLFNFMHNSQVFTLDDFLNEITHLVEVTAAEYNQAKTDLRNVEKLRLQIIAVSLVLSVVIATLLAGYMNWAIVRPIQAVTYVAQQAIEESNFDLQARVVTHDEIGILATSLNRLIQEVQQLLKTQADTNEQLEVYSQVLEKKVREYNQELRRKEQSLQKTLEELHQIQAQLAAFEKE, from the coding sequence TTGGTTAGAGACTCGAACTTTCCACTGTGGGATGGGATGAGTGGTTGGTTAGGGCGTTTGAGAGTCGGGCAAAAAATTTTTCTGGGATATGTGGTTGTCCTTGGCGTGGTGATGTTGGGGACAGCGGCTGGCTTTATGACGGCTGATTACTATCAAAAAGAGGCCCATGAGAAAGAGGAAGATGCGATTGAAGAACTCTATCATGTCTATCGTCTAAAAGCTGCTGTCTTTCGCGTCCGAACCAAGCAGCATAAGTTGATTCTTTACATGGAGCAGCCTGCTCTATGGCGACAAAAGTATCCTCAATTGGTTGAGTATGTTGCCGAAGCACGGCAGGCATGGGGTGAGTTTAGAGAAATTTTTAGCAATCCTCAGCGGCGGTCTAAGGATACCACCCCAGAGAAAGTCGCATTTGAGCGATTGATGCGAACTTACAAAAACTTTGATAATTATCTTGGACAGTCAGAAAAACTCTTTCAGTCCAGCAACCCCCAGAACCTCACTCCGGAGAGTATAAACGCCACTCAGGCAAAACTATTCAATTTTATGCACAATTCCCAGGTTTTTACCCTGGATGACTTCTTGAATGAGATTACCCATCTGGTTGAGGTGACCGCAGCAGAATACAATCAAGCCAAAACCGACCTGCGAAATGTAGAAAAACTGCGGTTGCAGATTATTGCTGTCAGCCTAGTGCTGTCAGTGGTAATCGCAACTCTGCTTGCGGGGTATATGAATTGGGCGATCGTCCGCCCTATCCAGGCAGTTACCTATGTGGCGCAACAAGCAATTGAGGAGTCCAATTTTGACTTGCAGGCACGTGTGGTCACCCATGACGAAATTGGTATTTTAGCCACATCGTTAAACCGCTTGATTCAGGAAGTGCAGCAACTCCTGAAAACTCAAGCAGATACTAATGAACAATTGGAAGTCTATAGTCAAGTTTTGGAAAAAAAGGTACGAGAATACAATCAGGAACTCAGGCGAAAAGAGCAGTCTCTGCAAAAGACACTAGAGGAACTGCATCAGATACAAGCTCAACTTGCAGCATTTGAAAAAGAATAG
- a CDS encoding sensor histidine kinase, translating into MSNPGDHPISPSSMLEVMPWLSNLLQQAGDRWRIFWGETRTRILVWYILILAFTVGASVPVFRYLLFTNIDARVRRELVEELEDFRNLLAGNTDFEDRKPNDHETDDEIIHSDNIPALQSTRVVSHVAHNRGDLSFKSPKTGNQLKQFFDVYMAHRIPEDEVYFIAFVDGRFYKSSPRARPKDLHQNSVLLRRWAQQTQFEMGEEPSEDPEVGSILYIVEPIRSQNQLLGVFVIAHSTAGERAEGVAATLIAFQVALGVLVLALCLVWIAAGRVLQPLQTLAKTVESISESDLTRRIPAQGNGELARLATQFNAMMERLETAFITQREFINDAGHELRTPITIIRGHLEVMDVSSEEQQATLALVIDELDRISRFVDDLILLAKAERPDFLQVEAVDAATLTQELFTKAQALARRDWCLEEVAQGQITVDRQRLTQAIMNLVQNATQHTKKTDTITLGSAIRKGKVHFWVRDTGTGIALTDQQRIFERFARVPNQRRRSEGAGLGLSIVKAIVTAHGGEVTVRSQLGEGSTFAIVLPVLPSNQLSGKS; encoded by the coding sequence GTGAGTAACCCAGGTGATCACCCAATCTCCCCATCATCGATGCTGGAGGTCATGCCCTGGCTATCCAACCTCCTCCAGCAAGCAGGCGATCGCTGGCGAATCTTTTGGGGAGAAACTCGCACTCGCATCTTGGTCTGGTATATTTTGATTCTGGCTTTTACCGTTGGCGCTTCTGTGCCAGTATTTCGCTATCTATTATTTACAAATATTGATGCCCGTGTACGTCGCGAATTAGTTGAAGAACTCGAAGACTTTCGCAACCTGTTGGCAGGTAATACTGACTTTGAAGACCGTAAACCCAATGATCACGAGACTGATGATGAAATCATCCATTCAGACAACATTCCTGCCTTACAAAGCACCCGGGTAGTTAGCCATGTAGCCCATAACCGTGGAGACCTTAGCTTCAAGTCTCCCAAAACAGGGAACCAGTTGAAGCAGTTTTTCGACGTTTACATGGCACATCGCATTCCAGAGGATGAAGTATATTTCATCGCATTTGTGGACGGGCGGTTTTACAAATCCAGCCCCAGGGCGCGACCCAAGGACCTGCATCAAAATTCTGTTCTGCTGCGTCGTTGGGCGCAGCAAACTCAATTTGAGATGGGTGAAGAACCCAGCGAAGACCCAGAGGTTGGCAGCATCCTCTACATCGTTGAACCGATCCGATCCCAAAACCAACTGCTAGGAGTCTTTGTCATCGCCCACAGTACGGCAGGTGAGCGGGCAGAGGGGGTCGCTGCAACCCTGATTGCATTTCAGGTGGCATTGGGTGTGTTGGTACTGGCATTATGCCTGGTATGGATAGCGGCTGGACGGGTGCTGCAACCGTTACAAACTTTAGCAAAAACAGTGGAGTCCATTAGTGAATCTGATTTAACCCGACGGATTCCGGCTCAGGGAAACGGTGAGCTGGCGAGGCTGGCAACTCAGTTCAACGCCATGATGGAACGATTGGAAACTGCTTTCATTACCCAGCGAGAATTTATTAATGATGCCGGGCACGAGCTACGAACTCCCATCACAATTATCCGCGGTCATCTGGAAGTGATGGACGTGAGTTCAGAGGAGCAACAGGCAACGCTGGCATTGGTGATTGATGAACTGGATCGAATCAGTCGCTTTGTGGATGATCTTATCCTACTGGCGAAAGCAGAACGTCCAGACTTTTTACAAGTGGAAGCGGTTGATGCTGCAACCCTGACCCAGGAGTTGTTTACGAAGGCACAAGCCCTTGCTCGGCGTGACTGGTGTTTAGAAGAAGTGGCTCAGGGACAGATCACTGTTGATCGCCAGCGGTTAACCCAGGCAATCATGAACCTGGTCCAAAATGCTACTCAGCATACGAAGAAAACCGACACAATTACGTTAGGGTCCGCTATCCGTAAGGGCAAAGTCCATTTCTGGGTGCGCGATACTGGAACAGGGATTGCTTTAACCGACCAGCAGCGAATTTTTGAGCGGTTTGCCCGAGTGCCCAATCAACGCCGTCGGTCTGAAGGGGCTGGCCTAGGGTTATCAATTGTAAAAGCAATCGTAACTGCGCATGGGGGAGAAGTGACTGTACGAAGCCAGTTAGGGGAAGGGTCAACCTTTGCGATCGTGCTGCCTGTGCTGCCGTCTAATCAACTATCTGGCAAATCATAA
- a CDS encoding response regulator transcription factor, whose product MSCHSSQILIVEDEERLAAFIDKGLTKQGFTTAIAEDGEKALRIAREDGFDLMLLDLGLPVVNGWGVLKELRSQGEVRPIIIVTACKDEQERIFALRSGATDYITKPFRFKDLLECIQTHLTGS is encoded by the coding sequence ATGTCCTGCCATAGTTCTCAAATTTTAATTGTTGAAGATGAAGAGCGCCTGGCAGCTTTTATTGATAAAGGACTGACAAAGCAAGGATTTACCACTGCGATCGCTGAAGACGGAGAAAAGGCGCTTCGGATTGCTCGAGAAGATGGATTTGACTTGATGCTTCTCGATTTGGGTCTACCAGTAGTCAATGGGTGGGGGGTGTTAAAAGAACTGCGCAGCCAGGGTGAAGTGCGTCCCATCATCATTGTAACAGCGTGTAAGGATGAACAGGAGAGGATATTTGCTCTCCGCAGCGGTGCAACGGATTATATAACTAAGCCCTTTCGCTTTAAAGACTTGTTGGAATGCATCCAGACCCACCTGACAGGTTCATAA
- a CDS encoding sensor histidine kinase: MKQAERNAQQPTRKPIANRSPGLRFPSLYRAWCDIWGEARTRILLWYVFILGIVFLAGIPAFRYLLFHRIDERVRRHMVEEMEIFRTLVAYDYRFPQNTSVLSSDDLEPLREVLHRSHTIPSSSRQDLTEFFKQYLLYRIPKDDTFLITFVDGKFFKSSPRARPEPLSKAGNLMRQWSKQTQPSQGETEVTTPEVGKILYMVEPIKVSGQPQGVFVIAHATAGERLEIIDAFIVIMQVSFALFLISLVLAWLAAGRVLAPLRTITDTAQIISETDLSQRLPVQGKGEIAKLATTFNSMMDRLEAAFGTHREFVNDAGHELRTPLTIIRGHLELMGDDPAEQQETLAIVMSELDRMSRLVDDMILLAKAERADFLHLATVDAAELTEELFAKATALAERDWQLDEVARGKIVVDRERITEAVMNLAQNAAQHTCDEDMIAIGSTIAKGKVRFWVRDTGEGIPLPDQKRIFERFARATNSRRVEGAGLGLSIVQAIAQAHNGQVLVRSKLGSGSIFTIVLPLDPPKETVSYVAYPHRRR, from the coding sequence ATGAAACAAGCAGAGAGAAATGCACAACAACCCACAAGGAAACCAATTGCAAACCGCTCTCCAGGTTTACGCTTTCCTTCCCTCTACCGCGCCTGGTGTGATATCTGGGGAGAAGCCCGGACTCGCATCCTCCTGTGGTATGTGTTCATTCTTGGCATTGTGTTTCTAGCAGGAATTCCAGCTTTCCGCTATCTCTTGTTTCATCGGATTGATGAGCGAGTTCGTCGCCATATGGTAGAAGAGATGGAGATTTTCCGAACTCTGGTTGCCTATGACTATCGATTTCCTCAAAACACAAGTGTTCTCAGTTCAGATGATCTGGAGCCGCTGAGAGAAGTACTGCATAGAAGTCATACCATTCCATCCAGTTCCAGGCAAGATTTAACAGAGTTCTTCAAACAATACTTGCTTTACCGTATTCCCAAAGATGACACTTTTCTGATCACGTTTGTTGATGGCAAGTTCTTTAAATCCAGTCCCAGAGCACGCCCTGAACCACTTAGCAAGGCTGGAAATTTGATGCGGCAATGGAGCAAACAGACTCAGCCCTCTCAGGGAGAGACAGAAGTTACAACCCCTGAGGTGGGCAAAATTCTTTACATGGTTGAACCAATTAAGGTAAGTGGGCAACCCCAGGGAGTGTTTGTAATTGCTCATGCAACGGCTGGAGAACGCCTAGAAATTATTGATGCGTTTATTGTGATCATGCAGGTATCCTTTGCCTTGTTTTTAATTTCACTGGTACTTGCCTGGCTCGCTGCTGGGCGAGTGCTGGCTCCACTAAGAACTATTACTGATACCGCCCAGATCATTAGCGAAACTGATTTATCTCAGCGATTGCCTGTGCAGGGCAAAGGAGAAATCGCCAAGCTGGCAACTACCTTCAACAGTATGATGGATCGCCTGGAGGCTGCCTTTGGCACCCATCGAGAATTTGTAAATGACGCCGGGCACGAACTGCGTACCCCTCTCACCATTATTCGAGGGCACCTGGAACTGATGGGGGATGATCCCGCTGAACAACAGGAAACGCTGGCGATTGTGATGAGTGAACTGGATCGGATGAGCCGATTGGTGGATGACATGATTTTGCTGGCAAAAGCAGAACGGGCAGATTTCCTCCATCTGGCAACTGTGGATGCGGCTGAGTTGACGGAGGAATTATTCGCTAAAGCAACGGCACTGGCTGAACGAGACTGGCAGTTGGATGAAGTGGCGCGTGGGAAAATTGTGGTTGATCGGGAGCGGATTACAGAGGCAGTTATGAATCTGGCACAAAATGCCGCCCAACACACTTGTGATGAAGATATGATTGCAATTGGCTCTACGATCGCTAAAGGCAAGGTTCGCTTTTGGGTACGAGACACTGGGGAGGGGATTCCTCTACCAGACCAGAAGCGGATTTTTGAGCGATTTGCCCGCGCTACTAACAGTCGGCGCGTGGAAGGAGCGGGGCTGGGACTGTCTATTGTTCAGGCGATCGCTCAAGCTCATAATGGACAGGTGTTAGTTCGGAGCAAACTTGGCTCTGGCTCTATATTCACCATTGTTTTGCCCCTCGATCCACCCAAGGAGACAGTTAGCTATGTCGCATATCCTCATCGCCGAAGATGA
- the tyrA gene encoding bifunctional chorismate mutase/prephenate dehydrogenase translates to MVLPEHLQQIDRDLIHLLSKRISVLAASKVPSIQEQLSGYRALLMQAGIPESTWSGIVAGCMAALASVPSCHQKQPSRRITVVGGRGAMGCFFTERLSAAGHEVSVLEHDDWDRADVLLGTADLVLICVPLKATVAVIRRVAPYLSHNTILADIASTKRESVEAMMECHSGPVVGLHPMFGPGVGSFLGQKVMVCPGREPDAFGWLLDLIEGDGGKLVPCTPDEHDRMMVFVQAIRFFSNFSLGTFLAEEGFDIEQSLEFSSPLYRIEVNTINRLLAQDAALYVDILLASDERCAAIERLVKTCDRLANLLAQGNRAELIHEFETARQAFRDDAGQALRETNHVINHLSAFLAADQVEHHEHIGRQAYDSCPT, encoded by the coding sequence ATGGTCCTTCCTGAGCATCTCCAACAAATCGATCGAGACTTAATCCATCTGTTAAGCAAACGGATCTCAGTCCTGGCAGCCTCCAAAGTGCCTTCCATCCAGGAACAGCTATCGGGCTACAGAGCATTGTTAATGCAGGCTGGGATTCCAGAATCAACCTGGAGCGGAATTGTGGCCGGTTGTATGGCCGCTTTAGCCAGTGTTCCATCCTGTCATCAGAAACAGCCGTCACGTCGGATTACGGTGGTAGGGGGGCGGGGCGCAATGGGTTGCTTTTTTACAGAGCGTCTGTCTGCCGCCGGTCATGAGGTCAGTGTGCTAGAGCATGATGACTGGGATAGGGCAGATGTATTGTTAGGGACGGCAGACCTGGTCCTGATCTGTGTTCCACTGAAGGCAACGGTGGCCGTAATTCGCCGGGTTGCTCCCTATCTTTCTCACAACACCATCCTGGCAGATATTGCCAGTACCAAGCGTGAAAGCGTTGAGGCAATGATGGAATGTCATTCTGGACCGGTTGTCGGTTTGCATCCCATGTTTGGTCCGGGAGTTGGCTCCTTTTTGGGCCAAAAGGTAATGGTTTGCCCGGGACGGGAGCCGGATGCTTTCGGGTGGTTGCTGGATCTGATTGAGGGAGATGGGGGTAAACTCGTCCCCTGTACTCCAGACGAGCACGATCGTATGATGGTATTTGTGCAGGCGATTCGATTCTTTTCCAACTTCAGTCTGGGTACGTTTCTGGCAGAGGAAGGGTTCGATATTGAGCAGAGTCTTGAATTTTCCAGTCCCCTTTACCGGATTGAAGTCAATACGATCAATCGCTTACTGGCCCAGGATGCGGCTCTCTATGTAGACATTTTACTGGCATCCGATGAACGTTGTGCCGCGATTGAACGCCTGGTGAAGACCTGCGATCGCTTAGCCAACCTTCTGGCTCAGGGCAACCGGGCAGAACTCATCCATGAATTTGAAACCGCCCGTCAGGCTTTTCGAGATGATGCAGGGCAGGCACTTAGAGAAACAAATCATGTAATTAATCACTTAAGTGCATTTTTAGCCGCTGATCAAGTTGAGCATCATGAACATATTGGCAGGCAGGCTTATGACTCCTGCCCTACCTGA
- a CDS encoding response regulator transcription factor, producing MSHILIAEDEPRIATFLEKGLRSNGFTTTAVSSGLEALDLTQNHSFDLLILDLGLPEKDGLEVLEELRGQGQTFPIIILTARDDIHDKVAGLEGGADDYVTKPFRFEELLARVRVRLRRMPAINGEEQSILRAGTISLNLRTRQVTVGDTILELPAREFTMAEAFLRHPGQVLSREQLLDQVWGYSYDPGSNIVDVYVGYLRKKLGSNLIETVRGMGYRLRA from the coding sequence ATGTCGCATATCCTCATCGCCGAAGATGAACCTCGTATTGCTACTTTTCTGGAGAAGGGGTTACGCTCCAATGGATTTACTACCACCGCAGTGAGCAGTGGCTTAGAGGCATTAGATCTGACTCAAAACCACTCATTTGACCTGCTGATTCTTGATCTGGGACTACCTGAAAAAGATGGTTTAGAGGTTTTGGAAGAACTGCGTGGGCAGGGGCAGACCTTTCCTATTATTATTCTTACTGCCCGGGATGATATCCATGATAAGGTAGCAGGGTTAGAGGGAGGGGCTGATGATTATGTCACCAAACCATTTCGGTTTGAGGAACTATTAGCACGGGTCAGGGTGCGTCTGCGTCGTATGCCAGCCATTAACGGTGAAGAACAATCTATTTTACGGGCAGGCACTATCAGCCTGAACCTGCGCACCCGACAGGTGACTGTGGGGGATACCATTTTGGAACTCCCTGCCCGTGAGTTCACTATGGCAGAAGCTTTTCTGCGCCATCCCGGACAGGTGCTCAGTCGAGAGCAACTGCTGGATCAGGTTTGGGGTTATAGTTACGACCCTGGTTCTAATATTGTGGACGTTTACGTGGGCTATCTTCGCAAAAAGCTGGGCAGCAACCTGATTGAAACTGTACGCGGTATGGGGTATCGTCTGCGAGCATGA
- a CDS encoding response regulator: MNQSNVQGSYPGEILVVDDTVVNLKLLSTLLRREGYDVRCATSGEMALRSTQFSPPNLILLDINLPEMDGYEVCRRLKSDPATARIPVIFISALDTSSAREQAFAVGGLDYIAKPYRIQDVLSRVGRVLNCL; encoded by the coding sequence ATGAATCAATCCAATGTGCAGGGTTCCTATCCAGGCGAGATTTTAGTTGTTGATGATACCGTGGTTAACTTGAAGCTTCTGTCTACTTTACTGCGGCGAGAGGGATATGACGTTCGCTGTGCCACAAGTGGCGAGATGGCGCTGCGCTCCACCCAATTTTCTCCTCCCAATTTAATCTTGCTCGATATTAATCTGCCAGAAATGGATGGTTATGAGGTTTGCCGTCGGCTCAAATCAGATCCAGCCACAGCAAGGATTCCAGTGATCTTCATCAGTGCGCTTGACACATCTTCTGCCAGGGAACAAGCCTTTGCGGTTGGCGGTCTGGATTATATTGCAAAACCATACCGAATTCAGGATGTTTTGAGCAGAGTTGGCAGGGTATTAAATTGTCTCTAA
- the hppD gene encoding 4-hydroxyphenylpyruvate dioxygenase, translating into MNDICPIKGLDHLEFYVGNAKQAAIFYSKCFGFATTAYQGLETGERKITSYVLEQGDVRFVLSSTQLSDHPIAQSVLNHGDTIAIIALEVPDAIAAYQQAVARGAIGAIPPTHQEDEHGIFQYAAIRAYGDTLIKFVDRSQYSSNFAPGFVSRTSNSTQSMGLKSVDHVVGNVEKGEMDRWVNFFVKTMGFDVRMHFDDHAISTEYSALMSKVLENGGKTIFNINEPAEGKRKSQIQEYLDFHNGPGVQHIGIATDDIVQTVTQLRQAGVEFLPIPKTYYEDLPDWVHEIHLPVEQLAELGILVDRDSDGYLLQLFTKPVGDRPTLFFEIIERHGSRGFGAGNFKSLFVALEREQALRGNL; encoded by the coding sequence ATGAACGATATCTGCCCAATTAAAGGATTGGATCACCTGGAATTTTATGTTGGTAATGCTAAGCAAGCAGCCATCTTTTACTCTAAATGTTTTGGTTTTGCAACGACCGCCTATCAAGGATTGGAAACGGGTGAACGGAAAATAACGTCCTATGTCCTGGAGCAGGGAGATGTGCGATTTGTCTTAAGTTCAACCCAGCTTTCAGATCATCCCATAGCTCAGAGTGTGTTAAACCATGGAGACACGATTGCAATCATTGCCCTGGAAGTTCCTGATGCGATCGCGGCCTATCAGCAGGCGGTTGCCAGAGGCGCGATTGGTGCCATTCCACCCACCCACCAGGAAGATGAGCATGGCATATTTCAATACGCGGCTATCAGAGCCTATGGGGATACGTTGATTAAATTTGTGGATCGCAGTCAATATTCTTCTAACTTTGCACCGGGGTTTGTTTCCCGTACATCAAACTCTACCCAATCAATGGGATTGAAGTCTGTTGATCATGTCGTGGGGAATGTAGAGAAGGGTGAGATGGATCGCTGGGTCAATTTCTTCGTCAAAACAATGGGGTTTGATGTACGAATGCACTTTGATGACCATGCCATCTCCACAGAATATTCTGCTTTGATGTCAAAAGTGTTAGAAAATGGTGGCAAAACTATTTTTAATATTAATGAACCTGCTGAAGGTAAGCGTAAGTCCCAAATTCAAGAATACCTGGATTTCCATAATGGACCTGGAGTGCAGCATATTGGAATTGCAACCGATGATATTGTGCAAACAGTAACCCAGTTGCGCCAGGCAGGGGTTGAGTTTCTACCGATTCCAAAAACCTATTACGAAGACCTGCCAGATTGGGTGCATGAAATTCACCTCCCGGTTGAGCAACTGGCAGAGTTAGGGATTCTGGTTGATCGGGATTCTGATGGCTACCTGCTGCAACTGTTTACCAAACCCGTGGGCGATCGCCCCACCCTTTTCTTTGAAATCATTGAACGTCACGGTTCACGCGGATTCGGAGCCGGAAATTTCAAGTCTCTATTTGTTGCCCTGGAGCGCGAGCAGGCACTGCGAGGGAACCTCTAA